In Pseudomonas fakonensis, one DNA window encodes the following:
- a CDS encoding type II and III secretion system protein family protein: protein MKFAPATLAPSLALALGCALLAQGVQAETTQAAAQENPADNFETWGDPSIYANLPATAADPEPEAEPAPRPLPRKLTQVQPSETVNLTVKQGRLLQLPALAANVLVADPTIASFQMPSPGNVFVYAKGAGRTTLYALDANDQVISAINLETHYDLDALTRQIAEEVPGVNVNFGPASGNGLIVRGNVRTPQQAKLVIDAVKAYVGGEDDSTGGGGAGGGGGGGGGGAPGGGGDSPRIVNQLKVELSSQVNISVRIVEVSRSMTTSLGLNWDVALKDGNFFFRNGSSLFDATTGAFTGGTVTNAVAGGVRTRGSMTVGGLLTALSEDGLATVLAEPNLTAMSGETAGFAAGGEVPIVIMNNNQVTIDYKQYGVIMRMTPTLLSPNRISLHVAPEVSDLSEEGAVDLQGFTIPAFKVRRADTTVELSSGQSFALAGMLRSNVAQTVTGVPGLKSLPGIGRLFETDTSKQEDTELVIIATAYVVEPTAPGDLQTPGRGVRSLDAVLPLQATAGYLF, encoded by the coding sequence ATGAAGTTCGCCCCAGCAACACTCGCCCCCTCACTGGCCCTGGCCCTCGGCTGCGCCCTGCTCGCCCAAGGCGTGCAGGCCGAAACAACCCAGGCCGCCGCCCAGGAAAACCCCGCCGACAACTTTGAAACCTGGGGCGACCCGTCGATCTACGCCAACCTGCCGGCCACTGCGGCCGACCCCGAGCCCGAGGCCGAACCCGCACCGCGCCCGCTGCCACGCAAGCTGACCCAGGTACAACCCAGCGAAACGGTGAACCTCACCGTCAAGCAAGGGCGCCTGCTGCAACTGCCGGCCCTGGCCGCCAACGTGCTGGTGGCCGACCCGACCATCGCCAGCTTCCAGATGCCCTCGCCGGGCAACGTGTTCGTCTACGCCAAGGGCGCCGGGCGCACCACGCTGTACGCGCTGGATGCCAACGACCAGGTGATCAGCGCCATCAACCTCGAGACCCACTACGACCTGGACGCCCTGACCCGGCAGATCGCCGAGGAAGTGCCAGGGGTCAACGTGAACTTCGGCCCGGCCTCGGGCAACGGCCTGATCGTGCGCGGCAACGTGCGCACCCCGCAGCAGGCCAAGCTGGTGATCGATGCGGTCAAGGCCTACGTCGGCGGTGAAGACGACAGCACCGGAGGCGGCGGCGCAGGGGGCGGTGGCGGTGGCGGCGGCGGCGGTGCCCCAGGCGGTGGCGGCGACAGCCCGCGCATCGTCAACCAGCTCAAGGTCGAGCTGTCGTCCCAGGTGAACATCAGCGTGCGTATCGTCGAGGTGTCACGCTCGATGACCACCTCCCTGGGCCTGAACTGGGACGTCGCGCTCAAGGATGGCAACTTCTTCTTCCGCAACGGCAGCAGCCTGTTCGACGCCACCACCGGCGCCTTCACCGGCGGCACGGTGACCAACGCCGTGGCCGGCGGCGTGCGCACGCGCGGCTCGATGACCGTCGGCGGGCTGCTCACCGCATTGTCCGAGGACGGCCTGGCCACGGTGCTGGCCGAACCCAACCTCACCGCCATGTCCGGCGAGACCGCAGGCTTTGCCGCCGGCGGCGAGGTGCCGATCGTGATCATGAACAACAACCAGGTGACCATCGACTACAAGCAGTACGGCGTGATCATGCGCATGACCCCGACCCTGCTGTCGCCCAACCGCATCAGCCTGCACGTGGCACCCGAGGTCAGCGACCTGTCCGAGGAAGGCGCCGTCGACCTGCAGGGCTTCACCATCCCGGCGTTCAAGGTGCGCCGCGCCGACACCACCGTGGAGCTGTCCAGCGGCCAGAGTTTCGCCCTGGCCGGCATGCTGCGCAGCAACGTCGCCCAGACCGTCACCGGCGTGCCCGGGCTCAAGAGCCTCCCCGGCATCGGTCGGCTGTTCGAGACCGACACCAGCAAGCAAGAAGACACCGAGCTGGTAATCATCGCCACCGCCTACGTGGTCGAGCCCACCGCCCCCGGCGACCTGCAAACCCCAGGCCGCGGCGTGCGTTCGCTGGACGCCGTGCTGCCGCTGCAAGCCACCGCCGGCTACCTGTTCTGA
- a CDS encoding prepilin peptidase produces MDNTLALFVLLPALVFVVGSDLLYRRIHNLLVLVLLALWFVQPAAALLGFGPWQQLDTLGVFSAMGACLLGAALVLLVGCGLFFLGRVGAGDVKLMAVICLWVGPADQLAFLIVTALAGGLLALGLPLLARIEQLLGHGVQRLARRFPRLGIQTPIVITEHCPQGIPYGLAIVTGALYILFIPIHS; encoded by the coding sequence ATGGACAACACCCTCGCCCTCTTCGTGCTGCTGCCGGCGCTGGTGTTCGTGGTCGGCTCCGACCTGCTCTACCGGCGCATCCACAACCTGCTGGTGCTGGTACTGCTGGCGCTGTGGTTCGTACAACCGGCCGCCGCGCTGCTGGGCTTCGGCCCCTGGCAACAGCTCGACACCCTCGGCGTGTTCAGCGCCATGGGCGCCTGCCTGCTGGGCGCCGCACTGGTGTTGCTGGTGGGTTGCGGGCTGTTCTTCCTGGGCCGTGTCGGCGCCGGCGACGTCAAGCTGATGGCAGTGATCTGCCTGTGGGTCGGGCCTGCCGACCAGCTGGCGTTCCTGATCGTCACGGCACTGGCCGGTGGCCTGCTGGCCCTGGGCTTGCCGCTGCTGGCGCGCATCGAGCAACTGCTCGGCCATGGCGTGCAGCGCCTGGCCCGGCGCTTTCCGCGCCTGGGCATCCAGACTCCGATCGTGATCACCGAACACTGCCCGCAGGGCATTCCCTACGGGCTGGCCATCGTCACCGGTGCCCTCTACATCCTGTTCATTCCCATCCATTCCTGA
- the cpaB gene encoding Flp pilus assembly protein CpaB: protein MKTPSVLLLAGTLLVAGSAALLVRVMLKPAPAPAPVVVAPPPAPPALPAVLVAARDLHPGEFIDTLAVRWQALEGEHSSLLYFLDNKDSLAVAVGGTVRRPLRAGQPLAATLLIKPGEPGFIAAVLQPGLRAISVPTSAVASNSGMVSTGDRVDVVLSLDRDKEQEAAGAASSTPRLASQTLLRNVRVLALNNITRGALTVREEQPVEKDKKRYTSFETVTLEVTPAQAERLSVAKEVGTLQLVLRGAREPRQPMVTDGRSITTLSQATGVYKSLSSPAAMLQMYRGDAVEVRDLSR, encoded by the coding sequence ATGAAAACCCCTTCCGTCCTTCTGCTGGCAGGCACGCTGCTGGTCGCCGGCAGCGCCGCGCTGCTGGTGCGGGTCATGCTCAAGCCGGCCCCCGCCCCGGCACCCGTGGTCGTTGCACCGCCGCCCGCGCCGCCTGCCCTGCCCGCGGTGCTGGTGGCCGCCCGCGACCTGCACCCCGGCGAGTTCATCGACACCCTGGCCGTGCGCTGGCAAGCACTGGAAGGCGAGCACTCGTCGCTGCTGTACTTCCTCGACAACAAGGACAGCCTGGCCGTCGCAGTGGGCGGCACCGTGCGCCGCCCACTGCGCGCGGGCCAGCCACTGGCCGCCACCCTGCTGATCAAGCCGGGCGAGCCGGGCTTCATCGCCGCCGTGCTGCAACCAGGCCTGCGCGCCATCTCGGTGCCCACCAGCGCGGTGGCCAGCAACTCGGGGATGGTCTCCACCGGTGACCGCGTCGACGTGGTGCTGAGCCTGGACCGCGACAAGGAGCAGGAGGCCGCCGGTGCAGCTTCGAGCACCCCGCGCCTGGCCTCGCAGACCCTGCTGCGCAACGTGCGCGTGCTGGCCCTGAACAACATCACCCGCGGCGCCCTGACCGTGCGTGAAGAGCAACCGGTGGAAAAGGACAAGAAGCGCTACACCAGCTTCGAGACCGTGACCCTGGAAGTGACCCCGGCCCAGGCCGAACGCCTGTCGGTGGCCAAGGAGGTCGGCACCCTGCAACTGGTACTGCGCGGCGCCCGCGAGCCACGCCAGCCGATGGTCACCGATGGCCGCAGCATCACCACCCTGAGCCAGGCCACCGGCGTCTACAAGAGCCTGAGCAGCCCTGCGGCGATGCTGCAGATGTACCGCGGCGACGCCGTCGAAGTCCGCGACCTGTCGCGCTGA